One Candidatus Poribacteria bacterium DNA segment encodes these proteins:
- a CDS encoding DUF4037 domain-containing protein, with translation MTSTKTNKTPNDGTAFVSGIDLARMFYIDVVRPLIEGQSHSAARLGSGSDVLGFDTPRSTDHGWGPQLHLFVAASEADAVRKIINSNLPEEFHGWPVYFGWDEVAVQHHVHVVPLEEWLKSHLGFDPQVDITIQNWLTTPQQLLLEVTAGAVFHDPDGDLKRVRSKLEWYPNDIWLWLLACQWRRIAQEEAFVGRTAEVGDELGSRILTARIVRDLMRLCLLIERRYAPYSKWLGSAFRNLRIASGLTPHLDAALKATDYPTREAGLCSAYEYIARCYNRLNLTPHVDPETRLFYKRPFRVIGGDRFAEACLAAI, from the coding sequence ATGACCTCGACTAAAACCAACAAGACACCCAACGATGGCACCGCCTTCGTAAGCGGCATTGATTTAGCTCGGATGTTCTACATTGACGTTGTACGCCCGCTCATAGAAGGGCAATCTCACAGTGCAGCAAGGCTAGGTTCAGGGTCAGATGTCCTCGGTTTTGATACTCCTCGATCAACAGATCACGGCTGGGGACCACAATTACACCTTTTTGTGGCAGCCTCTGAGGCAGACGCCGTCCGCAAGATTATCAATTCCAACCTACCAGAGGAGTTTCACGGATGGCCCGTGTACTTCGGTTGGGATGAGGTCGCCGTCCAGCACCATGTGCACGTCGTACCCCTTGAGGAATGGCTTAAATCGCATCTGGGATTTGACCCACAAGTGGATATCACGATCCAGAACTGGCTTACAACACCACAACAGCTACTGCTAGAAGTAACAGCGGGTGCGGTCTTTCACGATCCCGATGGAGATTTGAAACGAGTTCGCAGTAAACTGGAATGGTATCCAAACGATATTTGGCTATGGCTCTTGGCTTGTCAGTGGCGTCGGATCGCTCAAGAAGAGGCGTTTGTTGGCCGTACGGCTGAAGTCGGCGATGAACTTGGCTCACGAATCCTGACAGCCCGAATTGTGCGCGATCTCATGAGGCTCTGTTTGCTTATAGAGCGGCGATATGCACCGTACAGCAAGTGGCTGGGCAGCGCATTCCGAAATCTACGCATTGCCTCTGGACTCACCCCGCATTTGGATGCAGCACTCAAGGCGACGGACTACCCTACCAGAGAAGCGGGACTCTGTTCCGCCTACGAATATATTGCACGCTGTTACAACCGACTGAACCTCACTCCTCACGTTGATCCCGAAACCCGTCTATTTTATAAACGTCCCTTTCGGGTGATCGGAGGAGATCGATTTGCTGAGGCGTGCTTGGCAGCCATC